From the Methanobacterium sp. CWC-01 genome, the window CCAAAAGCACCAGGGCCACAAAGCAAAGGCTTATAGTCCATATTGTTGCTGAAAAGCGGCTTGAAATAAGTAGAAACGGCACCACCGGCACGAAGGAACCGGTGAAACTGGAAAAACCGTGGGTGAACATACTCATGTAGATACGCTTTTTGGCCTCCTGGTGTATGTGAGTGTCGTCCAGCTTACCCTCCTCCAGCATCATCTTCTGCTCCAGTTCCCGGATGGTCCTTACCTCCTCGGCTCTTTCTCCAATGAATGATCCGAAGGCATTGGACATGGCCAGGGCTATTCCCCCACTTAAACCAGTTAAACCAATTACGTAGTTGGGTATCTCGCTTCCAGCCACTCCAGCCACACCACTGGCGGCTAGGATTACTCCCATAACAGCCAGAATCCCGTCCATAGTTCCCAAAGCCACGTAACGGCTCATCTTGAAGTATTCTGCTATGAATTCGTGGATGTTCATATCGATTTTTCTCCAGGTTAAAAAAATAGGGTCGTTTATCCTCTGCCTAGTTCTCGGTGGGCACGGGCCAGGTGACCTGCTCCCAGGGCTCCTAAGAGTGAAAGCTCCCCGGCCAGAACGGTTCCTGCTACTATCTCTGCGAATTTTCCTACCTTACCCGAACCATAGGCGTCCATGATTTCCAGACACTCTCGGGCGGTCTCCAGACGGGTTCCCCCTCCGAAGGTGGCCAGGGGCACATCGGGCAGGGTCACCGAGAAGTACAGATCCCCCTCATCTTCCTGGGCCACGGTTATCCCCAGACTACCCTCCACTATGTGGGCCTCGTCCTGGCCGGTGGCCAGGAATATAGCCCCGATCATATTGGCATAGTGGGCGTTAAAGCCCATACTACCTGATATAGCAGATCCAACAAGATTTTTGGCGATGTTAACCTCCACTATGGCCTCCACGGTGGTGTGCAGTTTCTTCTCCACCACCTCCCGGGGGACCAGGACCTCGGCCACCAGACTCTTACCCCGTCCCTCGATGAGGTTAATAGCGGATGGTTTTTTATCCACGCAGAGGTTACCCGCGAGGGCCACCACATGGGCTCCTGTTTTTTGGCTTAGAACTTCCAGGGCAGCTTCGGTGGCCATGGTTACCATGTTCATACCCATACTGTCCCCGGTGGTGTAAACGAAACGGGGATACAGGTAGCGACCCACCACCACCACTGGATCGATCTTAACCAGTTTACCGTGATGGGTGGTGCTTTCTGCTACTTCTTTTAAATCTTCAAAATTATCTTCAATCCAGGTTCTGACTTTCAGGGCTTCCTGCAGACCTGATGCCTTTATCACTGGAGCTCGGGTCATCTTATCGGCCACGATACCTACCTTAACTCCTCCGGAGGCCTTGATAACTGAACAACCCCGATTCACTGATGCTACCAGAGCTCCTTCCGAAGTGGCCAATGGCACGTAAAAGTCTCCCTGAGCATGTTCTCCCTTAACTGTAAGGGGCCCAGCGATCCCTACCGGTATCTGGATAGCTCCAATGGGATTTTCGATGTTGCGTTTTAGGGCTTCCCCCATATCCATGGAGTAACGAGATAGATGTTCCATTTTTGCCCCGGATATCTTCTGGGCAAATAAGAGGCGTATCAGGGTGGCTTCCTCCGCGCTCTCGGCGTGGTTTTCCACCTGGTGGAGTTTGATCTCTCCTTTTAAGAGTTTATTCACGATATGATCTTTTTCAGGCATGCGACTCACTTTTAAAATAAGATGATTTATAGAAGTTTTTTTATTATTTCCGATATCTGGGAGGGTCGGTCCGCCACTTCCACACCGGCATTCTCCAGAGCGGTCTTTTTACTTAGAGCAGTTCCACTTTCCCCCTCTATTATGGCTCCGGCGTGTCCCATCCTCTTACCTGGAGGAGCGGTAACTCCGGCGATGTAGGCCACCACCGGTTTATCGATGTTCCGGGCGATAAAATCCGCCGCTTTCTCCTCAGCGTTGCCTCCGATCTCTCCAATCATTACCATGGCTCTGGTTCCGGGGTCATCCTGGAATCTCTGGAGGACGTCGCTGTAGTCCAGACCAACCACTGGGTCGCCACCAATACCCAGACAGGTGCTCTGGCCCATGCCGGCCTGGGTGATCTGACTGGCCACTTCATAGGTGAGGGTGCCACTGCGAGACACGATACCCACATCACCCGGATTGAAGATGTGACCTGGCATGATTCCCAGTTTACCAACCCCTGGGGTTATAATACCTGGAGTGTTAGGGCCGATCAGGATTTTATTATTTTTACGGGCGTAGGCCACTATCTCCAGGGTGTCATGGATGGGTATGTGTTCAGTGATCACCACCACGGTTTCCAGCTGTGATAAAGCTTCAAAGGCCGCGTCCTTGGCGAAGGCTGCGGGGATGAATATTATGGACGCATTGACTTCCATTTCTTCCCTGATCTCCTCTATGGAGTTGTACACCGGCACACCCTGGAAGTCCTGGCCACCCTTCCCGGGGGAAGTTCCGGCCACGATGTTGGTGCCATAGTCCAGCATGCTCTGGGTGTGGAAGGAGCCCTGCTTTCCGGTTATGCCCTGCACCACACACTTGGTATTTTCATCGAGAATTATCACCCATAACACCTTCCGATTATCAATTATATAATTATAATTAGTCTTTCTTTAATTTATTAATTAATTACACCTTCAATATTTTCATGCGCTGGGATAATGGTCCAGCCAGGTCCATTACGTTACCGTTCATGTAGGCGCTGACGGACAGGATCACGCTTCCGGGGATGACGTAGGAAGGTGAACCCCTTCTTACCAGGTAAACGTTCTTGTTTCCCAGAGCAGCTCCCACCATGGCTCCGGCTATTGCTCCGACACTCTCCAAGTCCTCAATGGTCACCGCCACCACCGGGTCGTCGGTCATATCCGACACGTAGCCCACTCCGGGTATATTCCTAACACCATCCACACTACCGCCACCAATGTCAGTTACCCCATCCATGCCTGCAGCGGCCTTCATGGCTGATTCGGCCACCAGGTGCACGAAGGACTCACCACCATAGGTATCAAAGGATAAAATTACTGCATCCGGAAACCGGTCCTGCCGTACCCGGGCTTCAGCGTAGGATATGCCCTCTCCAGCACCCTCTGGGGTGGGGGATATTCCATCAATATCTCCCAGGTCCTCGGCATTTTTCTTCAGTATCTCCACCATGGTCTGGTTAACCTTCTCTAGATATTCATCCTCGAGAAAGGCACTGATAACCAGGTCATCCCCGGTTACATTGGTCAGGGCCGCCTTTTGGGCACCGGCCCGTATCAACCGGGGTAGATCCTCTTCTATGCTTTTAACAAGTTCCGGGCTGCAATGCACATCGTTTCGGGAAATATCGGCACCAATGGAAGTTAGTTTCAAATTATCACCTATCTCCTCTTGAGCGGTTAAAGAAGTGGGTTTTTTTAAATTATGGGTAGATAAATTCAGTCATCTGTTTTAGATTATATTAAGATTGGTGGCTCTTATAGATTTTCACTAAAACTATGGCATGGTAAATAATTTTTAGTTTATAATTATAATTATTCCTTCCAACAAAATATTAACAGGTAAAACTAACCTAGGATGCCCCACCATGAATCCAAGTAAGGGAGAAGTGAAGGAATTTTTACAAAAACCCAGATATGTATGTGCTTCCATATTCCATGAAAATGGTGCAGATATGATCAAGTCTGCTGCTGCTGCCATGATAAGTGGGGCGGATCTTGTGGAAATACGTTTAGACGCACTTACTGAACTGGATCCGGAGGGGGTTCGTGATCTCTTAAAGCAGATACCCCATCCTCTGATTGCCACCAACCGCATGAAAGGGGAAGGTGGATTCTTCCAGGGATCAGAAACTGAAAGAATAGAAGTATTACTGGCAGCGGCGGAATGGGCTGATTATGTTGATGTTGAACTCCAGACCAGGGATAAATATATATCCGAAATTATAAAAGCATCTAAATCAACCATAATATCCTACCACAATTTCCAGGAGACTCCCCCCCGGGATGAGCTTTTCAGGATTGCCAGAATGGCCACAGCCGAGGGAGACCTGGCCAAGCTGGCGGTGATGCCCCAAAAGATGCAGGACACGCTCACCGTTCTGGAAGTGGTCTGCCGATGTGAGAATACCATCGCCATTGCCATGGGAAAACTTGGAAGCTACACCCGTGTAGTAGCACCCCTTTTAGGCTCACCAATTACCTATGCATCTTTAGAGGGCGAAATAGCTCCTGGACAACTGGATATAAAAACTACCCGTGAAATCTTAGACGTATTCATAAATAGAAGGTGATATATTTGAAATCAAGGACATGGCTCATTATAGGGATTCTGGTATTGCTATTACTGGCTGTCGCAGCCTACTGGGCCACATCCAGCACCAGTGTTAACATAACTGTAGAGACCAATGGTACCGATGTAACGGTTAAAGGATCCACCTCTCCCCTGCCCCTGGGAAATGTACCTGAGGATATGATATCCCAGATGAAAGATAAGGCCCTGGAGGATGTTCAGGATGAAACTAGCACCGTGGAGAGTATTAAAGCCGACATGGAGAGCATAGCTCAGAGTTACGGCTACACTGCCGAGGTGACACTGGTATCCCAGTTTGGAGAAGACCAGTTGCCCATGCCGGCCACGGTGAAGGGAACTTCCATGGTACCCACCCTGCAGGATGGTCAGGACATAATCGTGCTAAAAACCGACCAGTTTCAGGTTAACGACCTGGTAGTGGCTGTACATCCTGATTATGGTCTTATCGTAAAGAGGGTGGCCGAAATCGATGGCGACCAGGTTTATCTCAAGAGTGACAACCGTGAGACAGAGATTGTAGGCACCGAAAGCAGAGTTGTAAATGGAGTGGAAGAAGTGGTGACCATCGAGAAAACACCACTGGATGCCTGGCTTCCCAAAGAAAATGTGGTAGGGGTAGTGAAGGTTTACTAATCCCTCCTTATTCTTTATTTTTGATTTAAAATAAAAAAAGCTATTTTTAAAAAAAAATTAGGGCTATCCCATTTCAGATAGCCTTTTGATTCGTTTCACCATGTTGGGATGGGTGGACAGCACCTCCATGATCTTACTGCCGGTGCCAATCCGGATGGGAGTGTCTCGTAGTTGAGTTAGTTCCTCCTGGCTGATAACCCCGTCCAGGTTGTGGTCCAGTTGTTGCAGGTTGGATATCTCGTTACGGGCATCGGAGATGTCGTTGACGAAGAAGGCCTTAACCCCTTCCACCTGTTTTATCTGGTCCTTATCAATAGTGGCGGTTCCGTATACCAGTTTATAGAGTGCACTGGCAAGTTTGTGAGGTTTTGCGCCGATTTCCACGCTTCCTTCGTCGGCGTAGTATTCCCGGACCCGGGATATGAACAGTACCAGGAGGTTACCTAGGATGTACCCGGCCAGGGCCACCAATCCAATTATGCCGGCGCCACTGTCACTATCGCCGTCACTGAAGAGGGTGCTGATGAATATGTAGTAACAGATCAGGGGCACCACGCTGATGAGGGTCATCACCGCCATATCCTGATGGCGGATGTGGCTGATCTCGTGTCCCAGGACGGCTTTAAGTTCCTCCTCATCAAGGAGGTTTAAAATGCCCCGGGTTACACAGACCCTGCCGTCTCTTTTGCTTCTACCGAAGGCAAAGGCGTTGGGAAGGTTCACTTCCGCGATACCCACTTTGGGTTGGGGAATGTTGGCATTCATGGCCAGCTCCTCCACCATGGCGTGAAGTTGAGGGGCTTCCTCAGGGGATACATAGTGTACGTGCATTACCGCCTCTACCATCTTGGGTCCCAACAGGTACTGGCCCAGGACCACCACCACGGCCAGGATGGCGAAGAATAGGGGGCTGGAAAGGCCGAAGTAGGTACTGATTATGCCTATTATGGCATATAAGATACCGAATAGGATTATGGTTGCTAACCATAACCTTAAAGTAAGCATGAACTTTCTCATTTTTTTCTAACACCTCTAAGTTTTAGCGCATACTAGTTGTTGACTTACTATATAAAATTAACGAATAATAAAAAGAACTTATTCCAGGTGACTCTTGCCCCGATAGTGATAGATAACATAGGCCAGGAAGGCTACCGCCCCCACCACCACCAGTATATCCAGGTAGTGCCAGTACTGCTGTATGGTGGTCCAGTTAGGGCCTAGAATGAACCCGACATAGCCCAAAGCCAGACACCAGGGTAGGGAACCTACAAAGGTGTAGAAAATGAACTTGTGCAGGTTCATATGGGCGATTCCTGCTGGCAGGGAGATGAAGGTACGAATAACAGGCAGCACTCGGCTGATTAGCACTGCTTCGTGCCCGTACTTGTCGAACCATTCCTCAGCCAGGGTTAGTTTACTGTGGCTGATTAGCACATATTTCCCGTACTTTTCCAGAAAGGGTCTTCCACCCCACCAGCCCACGAAGTAGGCAATGAGGGAGCCAGTCAGGTTACCAAGAGCCCCCACCAGGGTGATGCCCCACAGGGTCATCTGTCCCTCCCAGGCTACGTATCCTGCAAAGGGCATTATAACTTCACTGGGAAGTGGTATGCAGGCGCTTTCGATGGTCATACCCAGGAAAACACCCCAATAACCCAGGGATTCGATGAGATAGATGGCCAGGTTACTTACATATTCAACTAAACTGAACATTACCAAAAAACCTCTTTTGAGAAATAATTATATACGTTCTGGGGGTTTATCTATTTATATTATTTACTCTATTGTTTACAAATTTAATTCTCAAATATCTGCTTATTTCATGGGAATTTCTCAGTTAGGGACGGTTATAAAATGCGAAAAATCAGAATTTACAGGGAAACTTTGTTAATATTTTTAAGGGGACTTCTGATGGGAACCGCCGATGTGATACCCGGAGTCTCCGGAGGCACCATGGCCCTTATCACTGGAATTTATCAGAGACTTATTCACGCCATTAGCCAGATCAACCTTACCTTTCTGTTTTATGC encodes:
- the aroD gene encoding type I 3-dehydroquinate dehydratase; translation: MNPSKGEVKEFLQKPRYVCASIFHENGADMIKSAAAAMISGADLVEIRLDALTELDPEGVRDLLKQIPHPLIATNRMKGEGGFFQGSETERIEVLLAAAEWADYVDVELQTRDKYISEIIKASKSTIISYHNFQETPPRDELFRIARMATAEGDLAKLAVMPQKMQDTLTVLEVVCRCENTIAIAMGKLGSYTRVVAPLLGSPITYASLEGEIAPGQLDIKTTREILDVFINRR
- the hmgA gene encoding hydroxymethylglutaryl-CoA reductase (NADPH), with amino-acid sequence MPEKDHIVNKLLKGEIKLHQVENHAESAEEATLIRLLFAQKISGAKMEHLSRYSMDMGEALKRNIENPIGAIQIPVGIAGPLTVKGEHAQGDFYVPLATSEGALVASVNRGCSVIKASGGVKVGIVADKMTRAPVIKASGLQEALKVRTWIEDNFEDLKEVAESTTHHGKLVKIDPVVVVGRYLYPRFVYTTGDSMGMNMVTMATEAALEVLSQKTGAHVVALAGNLCVDKKPSAINLIEGRGKSLVAEVLVPREVVEKKLHTTVEAIVEVNIAKNLVGSAISGSMGFNAHYANMIGAIFLATGQDEAHIVEGSLGITVAQEDEGDLYFSVTLPDVPLATFGGGTRLETARECLEIMDAYGSGKVGKFAEIVAGTVLAGELSLLGALGAGHLARAHRELGRG
- the sucD gene encoding succinate--CoA ligase subunit alpha, which codes for MIILDENTKCVVQGITGKQGSFHTQSMLDYGTNIVAGTSPGKGGQDFQGVPVYNSIEEIREEMEVNASIIFIPAAFAKDAAFEALSQLETVVVITEHIPIHDTLEIVAYARKNNKILIGPNTPGIITPGVGKLGIMPGHIFNPGDVGIVSRSGTLTYEVASQITQAGMGQSTCLGIGGDPVVGLDYSDVLQRFQDDPGTRAMVMIGEIGGNAEEKAADFIARNIDKPVVAYIAGVTAPPGKRMGHAGAIIEGESGTALSKKTALENAGVEVADRPSQISEIIKKLL
- a CDS encoding S24/S26 family peptidase, whose amino-acid sequence is MIYLKSRTWLIIGILVLLLLAVAAYWATSSTSVNITVETNGTDVTVKGSTSPLPLGNVPEDMISQMKDKALEDVQDETSTVESIKADMESIAQSYGYTAEVTLVSQFGEDQLPMPATVKGTSMVPTLQDGQDIIVLKTDQFQVNDLVVAVHPDYGLIVKRVAEIDGDQVYLKSDNRETEIVGTESRVVNGVEEVVTIEKTPLDAWLPKENVVGVVKVY
- a CDS encoding TIGR00267 family protein, which translates into the protein MNIHEFIAEYFKMSRYVALGTMDGILAVMGVILAASGVAGVAGSEIPNYVIGLTGLSGGIALAMSNAFGSFIGERAEEVRTIRELEQKMMLEEGKLDDTHIHQEAKKRIYMSMFTHGFSSFTGSFVPVVPFLLISSRFSATIWTISLCFVALVLLGIYLGRVSRESLLKTSVEILIIGVVISVISFLIGGSH
- a CDS encoding DedA family protein; translation: MFSLVEYVSNLAIYLIESLGYWGVFLGMTIESACIPLPSEVIMPFAGYVAWEGQMTLWGITLVGALGNLTGSLIAYFVGWWGGRPFLEKYGKYVLISHSKLTLAEEWFDKYGHEAVLISRVLPVIRTFISLPAGIAHMNLHKFIFYTFVGSLPWCLALGYVGFILGPNWTTIQQYWHYLDILVVVGAVAFLAYVIYHYRGKSHLE
- a CDS encoding zinc metalloprotease HtpX, with translation MRKFMLTLRLWLATIILFGILYAIIGIISTYFGLSSPLFFAILAVVVVLGQYLLGPKMVEAVMHVHYVSPEEAPQLHAMVEELAMNANIPQPKVGIAEVNLPNAFAFGRSKRDGRVCVTRGILNLLDEEELKAVLGHEISHIRHQDMAVMTLISVVPLICYYIFISTLFSDGDSDSGAGIIGLVALAGYILGNLLVLFISRVREYYADEGSVEIGAKPHKLASALYKLVYGTATIDKDQIKQVEGVKAFFVNDISDARNEISNLQQLDHNLDGVISQEELTQLRDTPIRIGTGSKIMEVLSTHPNMVKRIKRLSEMG